In the genome of Pempheris klunzingeri isolate RE-2024b chromosome 3, fPemKlu1.hap1, whole genome shotgun sequence, one region contains:
- the cyth4b gene encoding cytohesin 4b — protein sequence MTDCQMVSSDFTADEKMEIESIKTYKKDLLDDIQKLKMEIDNVMADILSFESAEENKNIEKSKQFSNGKKKFNMDPKKGINYLVENKLLDHSAQSIAEFLYKEEGLNKTAIGEFLGEREELHLQTLKAFVELHEFSDLNLVQALRQFLWSFRLPGEAQKIDRMMEAFATRYCNCNTQVFQSTDTCYILSFAIIMLNTSLHNPNVKDKTTLERFISMNRGINNGENLPDDLLSKLYESIHNEPFKIPEDDGNDLTHTFFNPDREGWLLKLGGRVKTWKRRWFILTDNCLYYFEFTTDKEPRGIIPLENLCVREVPYPRKPYCLELYNPNSRGQKIKACKTETDGRVVEGKHQSYTICAASAEERDSWIEAIRASITKDPFYDLVSVRKKKVINQAPQD from the exons ATGACTGATTGCCAAATGG TTTCCTCAGATTTTACAGCAGACGAGAAGATGGAGATTGAGAGTATTAAGACGTATAAGAAAGACCTTCTGGATGATATCCAG AAGCTAAAGATGGAGATAGACAACGTCATGGCAGACATACTCAGCTTTGAGtctgcagaggaaaa CAAGAACATAGAAAAGAGCAAACAGTTCTCAAATGGTAAGAAGAAATTCAACATGGACCCCAAAAAG ggtatCAATTACCTTGTGGAGAACAAGCTGCTGGATCATAGTGCTCAATCCATCGCTGAATTCCTCTACAAGGAGGAGGGACTGAACAAGACGGCCATCGGAGAATTTCTTGGAGaaag GGAAGAACTCCACCTCCAGACCCTGAAGGCCTTTGTGGAGCTGCATGAGTTCTCCGACCTCAATCTGGTCCAGGCCCTCAG acagttCCTGTGGAGTTTCCGTCTGCCTGGTGAAGCCCAGAAGATTGACCGCATGATGGAGGCCTTTGCTACGCGCTACTGTAACTGCAACACTCAGGTGTTCCAGTCGACCG ACACGTGCTACATCCTGTCATTTGCAATCATCATGCTCAACACCAGCCTCCACAACCCCAACGTGAAGGACAAGACCACTCTGGAGCGTTTCATCTCCATGAACAGAGGCATCAACAATGGAGAGAATCTACCTGACGACCTGCTCTCG AAATTGTACGAGAGTATTCACAACGAGCCTTTCAAAATCccagaggatgatgggaatgatCTGACTCACACCTTCTTCAACCCTGACAGAGAAGGCTGGCTCCTCAAACTTG GAGGTCGAGTTAAGACGTGGAAAAGGCGATGGTTCATCCTGACCGACAACTGCCTCTACTACTTTGAGTTCACCACT GATAAAGAGCCCAGAGGCATCATCCCTTTAGAGaacctgtgtgtgagagaagtgCCGTATCCTCGCAAACCG TACTGTCTGGAGCTGTACAACCCCAACAGTCGAGGGCAGAAGATCAAAGCCTGTAAAACAGAGACGGATGGCAGAGTGGTGGAGGGGAAGCACCAGTCCTACACCATCTGTGCTGCcagtgcagaggagagagactcCTGGATCGAAGCCATCAG